One genomic window of Muntiacus reevesi chromosome 4, mMunRee1.1, whole genome shotgun sequence includes the following:
- the USP19 gene encoding ubiquitin carboxyl-terminal hydrolase 19 isoform X13, whose protein sequence is MSGGASATGPRRGPPGLEEATSKKKQKDRANQESKDGDPRRGSAFTPREEQTKEDLGLDWRQSADEVIVKLRVGTGPVRLEEVDAAFTDTDCVLRLPDGRQWGGVFYAEIESSCTKVQARKGGVLQLSLPKKVPLLTWPSLLKKPLGTQELVPGLRCQENGQEPSPIALEPGPEPRRAKQEARNQKRAQGRGEVGAGAGPGAQAGPSAKRAVHLRRGPEGEGARDGPGPRGDAPPFLAEPATQAEAEEQLRVPPLTPQTCLLGSEENLALLTGKKAAAPRSDPVSPTMARSRDPEKDDRSKEEMAVAADAAALVDEPESMVNLAFVKNDSYEKGPDSVVVHVYVKEIRRDSSRVLFREQDFTLIFQTRDGNFLRLHPGCGPHTIFRWQVKLRNLIEPEQCTFCFTASRIDICLRKRQSQRWGGLEAPAARVGGAKVAVPTGPSPLDSAPPGGTPHPLTGQEEARAVEKEKPKARSEDTGLDGVAARTPMEHVAPKSEPHLASPKPTCMVPPMPHSPVSGDSVEEEEEEEKKVCLPGFTGLVNLGNTCFMNSVIQSLSNTRELRDFFHDRSFEAEINYNNPLGTGGRLAIGFAVLLRALWKGTHHAFQPSKLKAIVASKASQFTGYAQHDAQEFMAFLLDGLHEDLNRIQNKPYTETVDSDGRPDEVVAEEAWQRHKMRNDSFIVDLFQGQYKSKLVCPVCAKVSITFDPFLYLPVPLPQKQKVLPVFYFAREPHSKPIKFLVSVSKENSSASEVLDSLSQSVHVKPENLRLAEVIKNRFHRVFLPSHSLDTVSPSDTLLCFELLSPELAKERVVVLEVQQRPQVPSIPISKCAACQRKQQSEDEKLKRCTRCYRVGYCNQLCQKTHWPDHKGLCRPENIGYPFLVSVPASRLTYARLAQLLEGYARYSVSVFQPPFQPGRMALESQGPGCTTLLSTSSLEAGDSDRDPIQPPELQLVTPVAEGDTGASRAWASPDRGPVPSTSGISSEMVASGPIEVGALTVGERVSRPEAAVPGYQHPSEALSAHTPQFFIYRIDASNREQRLEDKGDVPLELGDDCSLALVWRNNERLQEFVLVASKELECAEDPGSAGEAARAGHFTLDQCLNLFTRPEVLAPEEAWYCPQCKQHREASKQLLLWRLPNVLIVQLKRFSFRSFIWRDKINDLVEFPVRNLDLGKFCIGQKEEQLPSYDLYAVINHYGGMIGGHYTACARLPNDRSSQRSDVGWRLFDDSTVTTVDESQVVTRYAYVLFYRRRNSPVERPPRAGHSEHHPELGPAAESAASQGLGPGQAPEVAPTRTAPERFAPPVDRPAPTYSNMEEVD, encoded by the exons ATGTCTGGTGGGGCCAGCGCCACAGGCCCAAGGAGAGGGCCCCCAGGACTGGAGGAGGCCACCAGTAAGAAAAAGCAGAAGGATCGAGCAAACCAGGAGAGCAAGGATGGTGATCCTAGGAGAG GGTCAGCATTCACTCCTCGGGAGGAGCAGACCAAAGAGG ACTTAGGGCTCGATTGGAGGCAGAGTGCTGATGAGGTGATTGTCAAGCTCCGCGTGGGAACAGGTCCCGTGCGGCTGGAGGAAGTTGACGCTGCTTTCACAGACACAGACTGTGTGCTGCGTCTCCCAG ATGGTCGGCAGTGGGGTGGTGTTTTCTACGCTGAGATAGAGAGTTCTTGCACCAAAGTGCAGGCTCGCAAAGGTGGCGTCCTGCAGCTGTCACTGCCCAAGAAGGTGCCTCTGCTTACGTGGCCCTCTCTGCTG AAGAAACCTCTAGGGACCCAGGAGTTGGTGCCAGGGCTGCGGTGCCAGGAGAATGGGCAGGAGCCATCTCCCATTGCCCTGGAGCCAGGCCCTGAGCCCCGGCGGGCTAAGCAGGAGGCCCGCAACCAGAAGCGGGCCCAGGGCCGTGGTGAGGTAGGCGCTGGGGCTGGTCCTGGGGCCCAGGCAGGGCCCAGCGCCAAGAGGGCCGTGCATCTCCGCAGAGGGCCAGAGGGGGAAGGGGCCAGAGATGGCCCTGGGCCTCGGGGTGATGCCCCCCCATTCCTGGCTGAGCCGGCCACCCAG GCTGAGGCTGAGgaacagctccgtgtaccaccaCTGACCCcccagacctgcctcctgggcTCAGAGGAGAATCTAGCACTTTTGACAGGAAAGAAGGCAGCAGCCCCCAGGAGCGACCCAGTGTCCCCTACCATGGCCCGGAGCAGAGACCCTGAGAAGGACGATCGTTCCAAGGAGGAGATGGCAGTGGCCGCAGATGCTGCGGCCTTGGTGGATG AGCCCGAGTCCATGGTGAACCTGGCATTTGTCAAGAATGACTCGTATGAGAAGGGGCCGGACTCAGTGGTGGTGCACGTGTACGTGAAGGAAATCCGCAGGGACAGCTCTCGAGTGCTCTTCCGCGAGCAGGACTTCACGCTTATCTTCCAGACCAG GGATGGAAACTTCCTGAGACTGCACCCGGGCTGTGGGCCCCACACCATCTTCCGTTGGCAGGTGAAGCTCAG GAACCTGATCGAGCCCGAGCAGTGCACCTTCTGCTTCACGGCCTCTCGCATTGACATCTGCCTCCGCAAGCGGCAGAGCCAGCGCTGGGGGGGCCTGGAGGCCCCAGCTGCACGAG TGGGTGGTGCAAAGGTCGCCGTGCCGACAGGTCCATCCCCCCTGGATTCAGCCCCACCGGGAGGTACACCCCATCCCTTGACGGGCCAGGAGGAAGCCCGGGCCGTGGAGAAGGAGAAACCCAAGGCTCGATCTGAGGACACAGGCCTTGATGGGGTGGCTGCCCGCACCCCCATGGAGCATGTAGCCCCAAAGTCAGAGCCACATCTGGCGTCG CCCAAGCCCACATGTATGGTGCCTCCAATGCCCCACAGCCCGGTGAGTGGAGACAgtgtggaggaagaggaggaggaagagaagaaggtgtGTCTGCCCGGCTTCACCGGCCTCGTCAACCTAGGCAACACCTGCTTCATGAACAGCGTCATTCAGTCTTTGTCCAACACACGGGAGCTACGGGACTTCTTCCACG ACCGCTCCTTCGAGGCCGAGATCAACTACAACAACCCCCTGGGGACTGGTGGACGTCTAGCCATTGGCTTTGCTGTGCTGCTCCGGGCGCTGTGGAAGGGCACCCACCATGCCTTCCAGCCCTCCAAGTTGAAG GCCATCGTGGCGAGCAAGGCCAGCCAGTTCACAGGCTATGCCCAGCATGATGCCCAGGAGTTCATGGCTTTCCTGCTGGATGGGCTGCACGAGGACTTGAACCGCATTCAGAATAAGCCCTACACGGAGACCGTGGACTCAGATGGGCGGCCTGATGAG GTGGTGGCTGAGGAAGCCTGGCAGCGGCACAAGATGAGGAATGACTCTTTCATCGTGGACCTGTTTCAGGGCCAGTACAAATCGAAGCTGGTGTGCCCCGTGTGTGCAAAG GTCTCCATCACTTTTGACCCGTTCCTGTACCTGCCGGTGCCCTTGCCCCAGAAGCAAAAGGTTCTCCCTGTCTTCTATTTCGCCCGGGAGCCCCACAGCAAGCCCATCAAG TTTCTGGTGAGCGTCAGCAAGGAGAACTCCAGTGCAAGCGAAGTGTTGGACTCCCTGTCTCAGAGTGTCCACGTGAAACCTGAGAACCTGCGTCTGGCTGAG GTGATTAAGAATCGTTTCCACCGTGTGTTTCTGCCCTCCCACTCACTGGACACCGTGTCCCCGTCCGACACACTCCTCTGCTTCGAGTTGCTGTCCCCAGAGTTAGCCAAGGAGCGGGTGGTGGTGCTAGAGGTACAGCAG CGCCCCCAGGTGCCCAGCATCCCTATCTCCAAGTGTGCAGCCTGCCAGCGGAAGCAGCAGTCAGAGGACGAGAAGCTGAAGCGCTGTACCCGGTGTTACCGCGTGGGCTACTGCAACCA GCTCTGTCAGAAAACCCACTGGCCTGATCACAAGGGCCTCTGCCGCCCCGAGAACATCGGCTACCCTTTCCTGGTCAGTGTCCCCGCCTCACGCCTCACTTACGCCCGTCTCGCTCAGCTGCTAGAGGGCTATGCCCG GTACTCTGTGAGTGTGTTCCAGCCGCCCTTCCAGCCTGGCCGCATGGCCTTGGAGTCCCAGGGCCCTGGCTGCACCACGCTACTCTCCACTAGctccctggaggctggggacagtGACAGGGACCCCATTCAGCCACCAGAGCTCCAGTTGGTGACCCCTGTGGCTGAGGGGGACACTGGGGCCTCCCGGGCATGGGCATCCCCTGATCggggccctgtgcccagcaccagCGGCATTTCTTCTGAGATGGTGGCCAGTGGGCCCATTGAAGTTGGCGCCTTGACTGTTGGTGAGAGGGTGTCCCGACCTGAAG CTGCTGTGCCCGGGTACCAACACCCAAGTGAAGCCCTGAGCGCCCACACTCCCCAGTTCTTCATCTACAGAATTGACGCGTCCAACCGAGAGCAGAGGCTAGAGGACAAAG GAGACGTCCCGCTGGAGCTGGGGGACGACTGCAGCCTGGCCCTGGTCTGGCGCAACAACGAGCGCCTGCAGGAGTTCGTGTTGGTGGCCTCCAAGGAGCTGGAGTGCGCCGAGGACCCTGGGTCTGCGGGCGAAGCTGCCCGCGCCGGCCACTTCACGCTGGACCAGTGCCTCAACCTCTTCACGCGGCCGGAGGTGTTGGCACCTGAGGAGGCTTG GTACTGCCCCCAGTGCAAACAGCACCGCGAGGCCTCCAAGCAGCTGCTGCTGTGGCGTCTGCCCAACGTGCTCATCGTGCAGCTCAAGCGCTTCTCCTTCCGCAGCTTCATCTGGCGTGACAAGATCAACGACCTGGTGGAGTTCCCCGTCCG GAACCTGGACCTGGGCAAGTTCTGTATCGGTCAGAAAGAGGAGCAGCTGCCCAGCTACGACCTGTACGCCGTCATCAACCACTACGGGGGCATGATCGGCGGCCACTACACCGCCTGTGCGCGCCTGCCCAATGACCGCAGCAGCCAGCGCAGCGACGTGG GCTGGCGCCTGTTCGACGACAGCACGGTGACAACGGTAGACGAGAGTCAGGTGGTGACGCGTTACGCCTACGTCCTCTTCTACCGCCGGCGGAACTCTCCCGTGGAGAGGCCCCCCCGGGCAGGGCACTCTGAGCACCACCCTGAGCTGGGCCCTGCAGCCGAGTCCGCTGCCAGCCAG GGACTAGGCCCTGGCCAGGCCCCCGAGGTGGCCCCCACGCGGACAGCCCCTGAACGCTTCGCCCCCCCTGTGGACCGCCCAGCCCCCACCTACAGCAACATGGAGGAGGTCGATTAG
- the USP19 gene encoding ubiquitin carboxyl-terminal hydrolase 19 isoform X1, translated as MSGGASATGPRRGPPGLEEATSKKKQKDRANQESKDGDPRRGSAFTPREEQTKEDLGLDWRQSADEVIVKLRVGTGPVRLEEVDAAFTDTDCVLRLPDGRQWGGVFYAEIESSCTKVQARKGGVLQLSLPKKVPLLTWPSLLKKPLGTQELVPGLRCQENGQEPSPIALEPGPEPRRAKQEARNQKRAQGRGEVGAGAGPGAQAGPSAKRAVHLRRGPEGEGARDGPGPRGDAPPFLAEPATQAEAEEQLRVPPLTPQTCLLGSEENLALLTGKKAAAPRSDPVSPTMARSRDPEKDDRSKEEMAVAADAAALVDGKEPESMVNLAFVKNDSYEKGPDSVVVHVYVKEIRRDSSRVLFREQDFTLIFQTRDGNFLRLHPGCGPHTIFRWQVKLRNLIEPEQCTFCFTASRIDICLRKRQSQRWGGLEAPAARGAVGGAKVAVPTGPSPLDSAPPGGTPHPLTGQEEARAVEKEKPKARSEDTGLDGVAARTPMEHVAPKSEPHLASPKPTCMVPPMPHSPVSGDSVEEEEEEEKKVCLPGFTGLVNLGNTCFMNSVIQSLSNTRELRDFFHDRSFEAEINYNNPLGTGGRLAIGFAVLLRALWKGTHHAFQPSKLKAIVASKASQFTGYAQHDAQEFMAFLLDGLHEDLNRIQNKPYTETVDSDGRPDEVVAEEAWQRHKMRNDSFIVDLFQGQYKSKLVCPVCAKVSITFDPFLYLPVPLPQKQKVLPVFYFAREPHSKPIKFLVSVSKENSSASEVLDSLSQSVHVKPENLRLAEVIKNRFHRVFLPSHSLDTVSPSDTLLCFELLSPELAKERVVVLEVQQRPQVPSIPISKCAACQRKQQSEDEKLKRCTRCYRVGYCNQLCQKTHWPDHKGLCRPENIGYPFLVSVPASRLTYARLAQLLEGYARYSVSVFQPPFQPGRMALESQGPGCTTLLSTSSLEAGDSDRDPIQPPELQLVTPVAEGDTGASRAWASPDRGPVPSTSGISSEMVASGPIEVGALTVGERVSRPEAAVPGYQHPSEALSAHTPQFFIYRIDASNREQRLEDKGDVPLELGDDCSLALVWRNNERLQEFVLVASKELECAEDPGSAGEAARAGHFTLDQCLNLFTRPEVLAPEEAWYCPQCKQHREASKQLLLWRLPNVLIVQLKRFSFRSFIWRDKINDLVEFPVRNLDLGKFCIGQKEEQLPSYDLYAVINHYGGMIGGHYTACARLPNDRSSQRSDVGWRLFDDSTVTTVDESQVVTRYAYVLFYRRRNSPVERPPRAGHSEHHPELGPAAESAASQASRIWQELEAEEEPVPEGPAPLGPWGPQDWVGPPPRGPTTPDEGCLRYFVLGTVAALVALVLNVFYPLVSQSPWR; from the exons ATGTCTGGTGGGGCCAGCGCCACAGGCCCAAGGAGAGGGCCCCCAGGACTGGAGGAGGCCACCAGTAAGAAAAAGCAGAAGGATCGAGCAAACCAGGAGAGCAAGGATGGTGATCCTAGGAGAG GGTCAGCATTCACTCCTCGGGAGGAGCAGACCAAAGAGG ACTTAGGGCTCGATTGGAGGCAGAGTGCTGATGAGGTGATTGTCAAGCTCCGCGTGGGAACAGGTCCCGTGCGGCTGGAGGAAGTTGACGCTGCTTTCACAGACACAGACTGTGTGCTGCGTCTCCCAG ATGGTCGGCAGTGGGGTGGTGTTTTCTACGCTGAGATAGAGAGTTCTTGCACCAAAGTGCAGGCTCGCAAAGGTGGCGTCCTGCAGCTGTCACTGCCCAAGAAGGTGCCTCTGCTTACGTGGCCCTCTCTGCTG AAGAAACCTCTAGGGACCCAGGAGTTGGTGCCAGGGCTGCGGTGCCAGGAGAATGGGCAGGAGCCATCTCCCATTGCCCTGGAGCCAGGCCCTGAGCCCCGGCGGGCTAAGCAGGAGGCCCGCAACCAGAAGCGGGCCCAGGGCCGTGGTGAGGTAGGCGCTGGGGCTGGTCCTGGGGCCCAGGCAGGGCCCAGCGCCAAGAGGGCCGTGCATCTCCGCAGAGGGCCAGAGGGGGAAGGGGCCAGAGATGGCCCTGGGCCTCGGGGTGATGCCCCCCCATTCCTGGCTGAGCCGGCCACCCAG GCTGAGGCTGAGgaacagctccgtgtaccaccaCTGACCCcccagacctgcctcctgggcTCAGAGGAGAATCTAGCACTTTTGACAGGAAAGAAGGCAGCAGCCCCCAGGAGCGACCCAGTGTCCCCTACCATGGCCCGGAGCAGAGACCCTGAGAAGGACGATCGTTCCAAGGAGGAGATGGCAGTGGCCGCAGATGCTGCGGCCTTGGTGGATGGTAAAG AGCCCGAGTCCATGGTGAACCTGGCATTTGTCAAGAATGACTCGTATGAGAAGGGGCCGGACTCAGTGGTGGTGCACGTGTACGTGAAGGAAATCCGCAGGGACAGCTCTCGAGTGCTCTTCCGCGAGCAGGACTTCACGCTTATCTTCCAGACCAG GGATGGAAACTTCCTGAGACTGCACCCGGGCTGTGGGCCCCACACCATCTTCCGTTGGCAGGTGAAGCTCAG GAACCTGATCGAGCCCGAGCAGTGCACCTTCTGCTTCACGGCCTCTCGCATTGACATCTGCCTCCGCAAGCGGCAGAGCCAGCGCTGGGGGGGCCTGGAGGCCCCAGCTGCACGAG GTGCAGTGGGTGGTGCAAAGGTCGCCGTGCCGACAGGTCCATCCCCCCTGGATTCAGCCCCACCGGGAGGTACACCCCATCCCTTGACGGGCCAGGAGGAAGCCCGGGCCGTGGAGAAGGAGAAACCCAAGGCTCGATCTGAGGACACAGGCCTTGATGGGGTGGCTGCCCGCACCCCCATGGAGCATGTAGCCCCAAAGTCAGAGCCACATCTGGCGTCG CCCAAGCCCACATGTATGGTGCCTCCAATGCCCCACAGCCCGGTGAGTGGAGACAgtgtggaggaagaggaggaggaagagaagaaggtgtGTCTGCCCGGCTTCACCGGCCTCGTCAACCTAGGCAACACCTGCTTCATGAACAGCGTCATTCAGTCTTTGTCCAACACACGGGAGCTACGGGACTTCTTCCACG ACCGCTCCTTCGAGGCCGAGATCAACTACAACAACCCCCTGGGGACTGGTGGACGTCTAGCCATTGGCTTTGCTGTGCTGCTCCGGGCGCTGTGGAAGGGCACCCACCATGCCTTCCAGCCCTCCAAGTTGAAG GCCATCGTGGCGAGCAAGGCCAGCCAGTTCACAGGCTATGCCCAGCATGATGCCCAGGAGTTCATGGCTTTCCTGCTGGATGGGCTGCACGAGGACTTGAACCGCATTCAGAATAAGCCCTACACGGAGACCGTGGACTCAGATGGGCGGCCTGATGAG GTGGTGGCTGAGGAAGCCTGGCAGCGGCACAAGATGAGGAATGACTCTTTCATCGTGGACCTGTTTCAGGGCCAGTACAAATCGAAGCTGGTGTGCCCCGTGTGTGCAAAG GTCTCCATCACTTTTGACCCGTTCCTGTACCTGCCGGTGCCCTTGCCCCAGAAGCAAAAGGTTCTCCCTGTCTTCTATTTCGCCCGGGAGCCCCACAGCAAGCCCATCAAG TTTCTGGTGAGCGTCAGCAAGGAGAACTCCAGTGCAAGCGAAGTGTTGGACTCCCTGTCTCAGAGTGTCCACGTGAAACCTGAGAACCTGCGTCTGGCTGAG GTGATTAAGAATCGTTTCCACCGTGTGTTTCTGCCCTCCCACTCACTGGACACCGTGTCCCCGTCCGACACACTCCTCTGCTTCGAGTTGCTGTCCCCAGAGTTAGCCAAGGAGCGGGTGGTGGTGCTAGAGGTACAGCAG CGCCCCCAGGTGCCCAGCATCCCTATCTCCAAGTGTGCAGCCTGCCAGCGGAAGCAGCAGTCAGAGGACGAGAAGCTGAAGCGCTGTACCCGGTGTTACCGCGTGGGCTACTGCAACCA GCTCTGTCAGAAAACCCACTGGCCTGATCACAAGGGCCTCTGCCGCCCCGAGAACATCGGCTACCCTTTCCTGGTCAGTGTCCCCGCCTCACGCCTCACTTACGCCCGTCTCGCTCAGCTGCTAGAGGGCTATGCCCG GTACTCTGTGAGTGTGTTCCAGCCGCCCTTCCAGCCTGGCCGCATGGCCTTGGAGTCCCAGGGCCCTGGCTGCACCACGCTACTCTCCACTAGctccctggaggctggggacagtGACAGGGACCCCATTCAGCCACCAGAGCTCCAGTTGGTGACCCCTGTGGCTGAGGGGGACACTGGGGCCTCCCGGGCATGGGCATCCCCTGATCggggccctgtgcccagcaccagCGGCATTTCTTCTGAGATGGTGGCCAGTGGGCCCATTGAAGTTGGCGCCTTGACTGTTGGTGAGAGGGTGTCCCGACCTGAAG CTGCTGTGCCCGGGTACCAACACCCAAGTGAAGCCCTGAGCGCCCACACTCCCCAGTTCTTCATCTACAGAATTGACGCGTCCAACCGAGAGCAGAGGCTAGAGGACAAAG GAGACGTCCCGCTGGAGCTGGGGGACGACTGCAGCCTGGCCCTGGTCTGGCGCAACAACGAGCGCCTGCAGGAGTTCGTGTTGGTGGCCTCCAAGGAGCTGGAGTGCGCCGAGGACCCTGGGTCTGCGGGCGAAGCTGCCCGCGCCGGCCACTTCACGCTGGACCAGTGCCTCAACCTCTTCACGCGGCCGGAGGTGTTGGCACCTGAGGAGGCTTG GTACTGCCCCCAGTGCAAACAGCACCGCGAGGCCTCCAAGCAGCTGCTGCTGTGGCGTCTGCCCAACGTGCTCATCGTGCAGCTCAAGCGCTTCTCCTTCCGCAGCTTCATCTGGCGTGACAAGATCAACGACCTGGTGGAGTTCCCCGTCCG GAACCTGGACCTGGGCAAGTTCTGTATCGGTCAGAAAGAGGAGCAGCTGCCCAGCTACGACCTGTACGCCGTCATCAACCACTACGGGGGCATGATCGGCGGCCACTACACCGCCTGTGCGCGCCTGCCCAATGACCGCAGCAGCCAGCGCAGCGACGTGG GCTGGCGCCTGTTCGACGACAGCACGGTGACAACGGTAGACGAGAGTCAGGTGGTGACGCGTTACGCCTACGTCCTCTTCTACCGCCGGCGGAACTCTCCCGTGGAGAGGCCCCCCCGGGCAGGGCACTCTGAGCACCACCCTGAGCTGGGCCCTGCAGCCGAGTCCGCTGCCAGCCAG GCTTCCCGGATTTGGCAGGAGCTGGAGGCCGAGGAGGAGCCGGTACCCGAGGGGCCTGCGCCTCTGGGTCCCTGGGGGCCCCAAGACTGGGTGGGCCCCCCGCCACGTGGCCCTACCACACCAGACGAGGGCTGTCTCCGATACTTTGTTCTGGGCACCGTGGCAGCTTTGGTGGCCCTTGTGCTCAACGTGTTTTATCCTCTGGTATCCCAGAGCCCCTGGAGATGA